Within the Paenibacillus sp. AN1007 genome, the region GCCTTTGTAGGTCTGGGAATCATTTCAGGGGCCTTGTTTATTCTGTCTTCCATTACGGCAGTGACGGGGCTTGGCCTTATTATTACGGCGCTGCTTATGATGGGGTTTGGTATGGGCTTGTCCATGATGCCGCTAAACACGCATGTGCTTAATGCGGCACCTCGCAAACTCGTTGCACGTGTGACACCGCTAACTGCGGCAGCACAGCAGGTTGTTGTTTCGTTCGCGGTTGCTGGCCTCACCGGATTTCTGACCTCGCGTGTGACCAGCAGCACGACGGGTACGGAGAAAGCAGACATTGTACACGGGCTGGTGAGTGGATTCAATGATACGTTTTTCCTCGCCGCGTGTATTGCTTTGTTCGGTTGTCTGCTTAGTCTGATTCTGCGTAGACCGAAGCGTATGCCTGAAAAGGAATTGCAGACAGGCGATAGTCCTGACCCGGCAATGATGATGGGGCATTAATAGATAGCAGCAGCCTAGATACAGCAAATAAAGGGCAGTTCGGAAGCGTATGCTTTCTGGACTGCCTTTTGCCTACCCATTCTTTCCGGGGAAAACAGCTGCTCTCCACGTTATTCTGTCTTCTGTCATCGAAATGTCCATGTAAATTTTCCTCAGTTCGAGTCATTCACCATCAATGAAAAATCCTCAAAGCGGTCATCATTTCTCTGAAAGAAGCTGCGTATCGATCAGGTGAAAAGGACAGATTCAGATGCTGTCTTCCTTGAATACGAATATACTCCCGCAGCTTTTTGTTGTTCATTAAATCCATGGCTTCGGTTACCGCAGTTTGAACATTGCCAATGGGATAGAACTTTCCGGTTTTATTATGTGTAATGAATGAACGTACGCCATCCGAATCTGTACTGAGTACGGGACAGCCGCAGCTGATGGCTTCGGCTACAGCATAACCGAAACCTTCCAGTAAAGAAGTCGACAGCATGATCCCCCCGGACTCGGCGACCATAGAATAAAATGTTGGCATTTGCGAGTGAGGAACATTTACAAAGATGCCGATGCGATCTTGTAATCCATACTCGGTCAGTATATGCCGGAACATGACCTCATCTTCCGGATTAGCGAGGGTAGGGTCGTGGAAGAGCCACAGTCTGGCTTTCGGTTTCTTCTGGATAACTTTCCTGGCGATCTCAAGGTATTCCCGCCAGTTTTTGTTATGCTCCAGACGTCCCACCCATGCGAGCACAGGATAAGGCGGAGTGTCAACGGCGAGTGGAGCAAAGGTATCTGTATCCAGCATGTTCGGAATGACAAAACGATGAAGCCATGGACAAATATGAATGAACATATCCAGCAGATGATCGGTTGGCGGCAGTACAGCCGCATCACAGTGGGCTTGAAGGTAAGGAACCGCCATCTGTATAGTTTCCAGTGCCTGTTCACGCGTACCAAGACCCTGTGCTTCAAAAATAATTCGTCCTTTGTAACCCAGGCCTCTCAAACGACCAGGCATGGCAATATCGGAAGTGGTAATAATGGCATCATAGTGCTGACTGTGAATCAGGTGATGAATATCCTGATCACTGGAGGCGGTAAAAATACGTGTATCCGTGTTGTTTTGTAAACCTGAGCCTGTATTCAGATACAATAAATGAGCTTCGATGCCATGACGCTTCAGAACAGCAGTCCGCAGCCGGTTCAGGGTATCTACACCACCGCTGGGAACATAAAACGTAAATAAAACTTTCACACGATTCACCCTCTGACTTTTGGTCAGGAGCTCATTCTCCTGTGTTTTATGTTACGTATAACCCGAGGCTGTGGTGTGGGTGCAATATCAAATGTTCACAATTTGGACAAAAAAAATTAAGCTATATTTTAAGTGATATTAAGCTGAGGCTAGGATACACACTGTATCATACAAAGAACTTCCCGTGTTGTGTTATTCATCATACTGCACGGGTATTTTTAACGGGAAAGGATGAAGGACGTGCTCGAAGTGAGACAGGTCAGCAAAGTGTACGAAGACCAGCGCGGTGTGCACCAATTGGACTTTACCATGGAGCGAGGCGAGATCGTCGGGTTTTTGGGGCCCAACGGTGCTGGCAAAACAACAACGATGCGCATGATTACAGGTTATCTGCATCCCACTGCTGGCTCGGTTCTGGTCGATGGCTTATCCGTGCATGATCAGGGGCGGAGCGTTCGTTCCAAAATCGGGTATCTACCGGAAACACCGCCGCTTTATCCGGATATGACGGTACAGTCGTATCTCAAATTTGTAGCGAATCTGCGCGATGTCCCGGTACGAGAAGTTAAACTCCGAATCAGTGAGATGATCAGCAGGCTGGGATTGCAGGGCAGGGAAAAACAATTGGTACGCGGGTTATCCAAAGGGTACAAGCAGCGGTTGGGGTTAGCAGGAGCGATTATACATAAGCCCGATCTGCTGGTTCTGGATGAACCGACGTCAGGACTTGATCCGAACCAGATTATCGAAATTCGGGATTTGATTCGGGAACTGGGTGAAAATCATACGGTGCTGCTCAGCACGCATATTCTGCCTGAGGTAAGTGCACTTTGTAATCGCATGTTGATTATTAATCAGGGAAAGCTGGTGTTGGACGGTTCTCCGCAGGATCTGGGAACTGCGACGGGAGATCGTTTCAAGGTCTCTCTTGAAGTGAAAGCCTCGGAGCAGCAGCTGCTGCAGGTATTGGCACCTTGGGAGAAGGCGAAAACTGAAATCATATCATCTTCCTCTTTATCTTCGT harbors:
- a CDS encoding glycosyltransferase family 4 protein yields the protein MKVLFTFYVPSGGVDTLNRLRTAVLKRHGIEAHLLYLNTGSGLQNNTDTRIFTASSDQDIHHLIHSQHYDAIITTSDIAMPGRLRGLGYKGRIIFEAQGLGTREQALETIQMAVPYLQAHCDAAVLPPTDHLLDMFIHICPWLHRFVIPNMLDTDTFAPLAVDTPPYPVLAWVGRLEHNKNWREYLEIARKVIQKKPKARLWLFHDPTLANPEDEVMFRHILTEYGLQDRIGIFVNVPHSQMPTFYSMVAESGGIMLSTSLLEGFGYAVAEAISCGCPVLSTDSDGVRSFITHNKTGKFYPIGNVQTAVTEAMDLMNNKKLREYIRIQGRQHLNLSFSPDRYAASFREMMTALRIFH
- a CDS encoding ATP-binding cassette domain-containing protein; this encodes MLEVRQVSKVYEDQRGVHQLDFTMERGEIVGFLGPNGAGKTTTMRMITGYLHPTAGSVLVDGLSVHDQGRSVRSKIGYLPETPPLYPDMTVQSYLKFVANLRDVPVREVKLRISEMISRLGLQGREKQLVRGLSKGYKQRLGLAGAIIHKPDLLVLDEPTSGLDPNQIIEIRDLIRELGENHTVLLSTHILPEVSALCNRMLIINQGKLVLDGSPQDLGTATGDRFKVSLEVKASEQQLLQVLAPWEKAKTEIISSSSLSSSLSSSSSDLETSESDALENGTSNAPSMVRVKLTGHSSEDFREELFYLLSGAGLPILEMKRENLSLEQIFLKLTTSESVQTEEAAAVPEDHLKTALDSSLEAAKNNDEPAAESEALSDRQQASNSGSGEGSR